One Thiomicrorhabdus sp. genomic region harbors:
- the hflX gene encoding ribosome rescue GTPase HflX: MELFDRLERRELERAVLVHVDFHNEADREELDEFYELVDSAGAEICTLISTKRNTPDPKFFIGKGKAEEVQHAVELFEADVVIVNHALTPAQERNLSSFLDCQVLDRVGLILDIFAQRARSHEGKLQVELAQLKRMSTRLVKGWSHLDRQGGIGARGPGETQLETDRRLIQGRIKQLEARIEKVRKQRALGRRSRTKSELPTITIVGYTNAGKSTLFNQMTTAGVYAEDRLFATLDSTLRRVHLPGAGPVIFADTVGFIRHIPHDLVTAFRSTLEETREASLLIHLVDASDVHREEKMRDVFEVIDEVGASEVPQLLVFNKVDAISPPVEPKVDYDDQGIPKRVWISAKDGLGIDALMDSVASFFKGRFHRVELCLDVNAGKRRAELYQLGTIHHESFDESGNSLFEMTLTEQEWGQVRCWPEIIESREIRS, encoded by the coding sequence ATGGAATTATTTGATCGTCTCGAACGACGTGAATTGGAACGAGCTGTTCTGGTTCACGTCGATTTCCACAATGAAGCCGACCGTGAAGAGTTGGACGAATTCTACGAACTGGTCGATTCGGCCGGTGCGGAAATCTGCACCCTTATCTCGACAAAGCGCAACACCCCGGATCCGAAATTCTTTATCGGTAAGGGTAAGGCCGAGGAAGTTCAGCATGCGGTTGAACTCTTTGAAGCGGATGTGGTCATTGTTAATCATGCCTTGACTCCGGCTCAGGAGCGTAATCTTTCCTCTTTTCTCGACTGCCAGGTTCTTGACCGGGTCGGTTTGATTCTGGATATTTTCGCGCAGCGCGCCCGTTCTCACGAAGGGAAACTTCAAGTGGAATTGGCGCAGTTGAAACGTATGTCAACCCGCTTGGTAAAGGGCTGGAGCCATTTGGATCGTCAAGGCGGGATCGGTGCCCGTGGTCCGGGGGAAACGCAGCTGGAAACTGACCGACGTTTGATTCAAGGGCGGATTAAACAGTTGGAAGCCCGTATTGAAAAAGTTCGCAAACAGCGTGCTTTGGGGCGGCGATCGAGAACAAAGTCCGAATTGCCGACTATCACTATTGTCGGTTACACCAATGCAGGAAAATCTACTTTGTTTAACCAGATGACGACCGCCGGCGTCTATGCCGAAGATCGTCTGTTTGCAACGCTGGATTCGACTTTACGCAGAGTTCATCTCCCGGGAGCCGGGCCGGTCATTTTTGCCGATACAGTTGGCTTTATCCGTCATATCCCACACGATCTGGTGACGGCTTTCCGCTCGACATTGGAAGAAACACGTGAGGCCAGTCTGCTGATTCATCTGGTTGATGCATCCGATGTCCATCGGGAAGAAAAGATGCGGGATGTTTTCGAGGTGATTGACGAGGTTGGGGCCAGCGAAGTGCCGCAATTGCTGGTTTTTAATAAGGTGGATGCGATTTCTCCTCCGGTTGAACCAAAGGTGGATTACGACGATCAGGGAATACCGAAGCGTGTTTGGATTTCCGCTAAGGACGGGTTGGGGATTGATGCTCTGATGGACTCGGTTGCTTCTTTTTTTAAAGGTCGTTTTCACCGTGTTGAGTTGTGTCTGGATGTGAATGCCGGAAAAAGGCGTGCCGAGCTTTATCAGCTTGGAACCATTCATCACGAATCTTTCGACGAGAGCGGAAACAGCCTGTTTGAAATGACACTGACCGAACAGGAATGGGGTCAGGTTCGTTGTTGGCCGGAGATTATCGAAAGTCGTGAAATCCGTTCGTAG
- the miaA gene encoding tRNA (adenosine(37)-N6)-dimethylallyltransferase MiaA — protein MTENYLKSVDELIRRKTCLAIMGPTASGKSGLSMLLAKALPIEIISVDSALVYRGMNVGTAKPSSAEMQAVPHHLIDTHGVDQSYSASEFVEDAYRLVEEIFARNRLPVFVGGTMMYFNALQKGMSDLPSADEAVREKLLQQWQAEPQSMHERLCEVDPQAAERIHPNDPQRLIRALEVFEVTGTPLSEFQAQPKNALKAFKLIKVGLIPEDRARLHAQIEERFMQMLEDGFLQEVKGLYERGDLNVEMTSIRSVGYRQAWLFLQGEYDYETFVHKAVVATRQLAKRQLTWLRKESDMLVLDPFQITVEQRLQAVLKTLEDEASSEILDEPKKAFIHGIESG, from the coding sequence ATGACGGAAAATTATTTGAAAAGCGTGGATGAATTAATTCGCAGAAAAACGTGCCTGGCAATCATGGGACCGACGGCTTCGGGAAAAAGCGGCTTGTCGATGTTGCTGGCAAAAGCCTTGCCGATTGAAATCATCAGTGTGGATTCTGCTCTGGTTTATCGGGGGATGAATGTTGGAACGGCCAAGCCTAGCTCCGCTGAAATGCAAGCGGTTCCGCATCATTTGATCGATACGCATGGTGTTGATCAAAGCTATTCGGCTTCGGAATTTGTTGAAGACGCTTATCGTCTGGTTGAGGAGATTTTTGCGCGCAACCGTTTGCCGGTGTTCGTCGGTGGAACCATGATGTATTTCAACGCCTTGCAAAAAGGGATGTCGGATTTGCCCTCGGCCGATGAGGCGGTGCGGGAAAAGTTGTTGCAGCAATGGCAGGCGGAACCGCAATCGATGCACGAACGGCTGTGTGAGGTTGATCCGCAAGCGGCCGAGAGAATTCATCCAAACGATCCGCAGAGACTGATTCGTGCGCTGGAAGTGTTTGAAGTGACCGGAACACCGTTGAGCGAGTTTCAGGCGCAGCCGAAAAATGCCTTGAAAGCGTTTAAATTGATCAAGGTCGGTTTGATACCCGAAGATCGGGCCAGGCTGCATGCTCAGATTGAAGAGCGGTTTATGCAAATGCTGGAAGACGGGTTTCTGCAGGAGGTGAAAGGGCTCTACGAACGTGGCGATTTGAATGTCGAGATGACCTCGATCCGCAGTGTGGGTTATCGTCAGGCATGGCTGTTTCTGCAGGGTGAATATGATTACGAAACCTTTGTGCATAAAGCCGTTGTGGCGACGCGCCAATTGGCAAAACGTCAGTTGACCTGGCTCCGAAAAGAATCTGACATGCTGGTGCTGGATCCGTTTCAGATAACGGTTGAACAAAGGTTGCAGGCAGTGTTGAAAACCCTTGAGGATGAGGCGTCTTCGGAAATACTTGATGAGCCGAAGAAGGCTTTTATACACGGGATTGAGTCCGGCTGA
- the hfq gene encoding RNA chaperone Hfq: protein MAKALPIQDPYLNALRKERISVSIYLVNGVKLQGKVDSFDQFVVLLRSNVTQMVYKHAISTIVPMRDPKPYEHGSDERSSSDQDA from the coding sequence GTGGCAAAAGCGTTGCCGATTCAGGACCCTTATCTAAATGCCTTGCGCAAGGAACGCATCAGTGTGTCGATCTATCTGGTCAATGGCGTCAAGTTGCAGGGTAAGGTTGATTCTTTCGATCAGTTTGTCGTCCTGTTGCGCAGCAATGTTACTCAGATGGTTTATAAGCACGCCATTTCCACCATCGTGCCTATGCGCGATCCTAAGCCTTACGAACACGGTTCCGACGAACGGTCTTCTTCTGATCAGGACGCTTAA